From Nicotiana tabacum cultivar K326 chromosome 20, ASM71507v2, whole genome shotgun sequence, one genomic window encodes:
- the LOC107822204 gene encoding receptor-like protein EIX1, producing MQQCPAEIKIEELKKTAMEYRKSVCALFIFLFAVSSLEIVCAQIRRTNVSCFENERRALIQFKESLVDQSNRLSSWTGDNCCKWMGVGCNIVTGHVVNLDLSNKFPNAEDLATVMSRESWKKWEKFKGTVLGGELNPSLLKLKHLRYLDLSYNDFSRIQIPPFLGSLKNLRLLNLSCAGFGGKIPHHLGNLSRLEHLNIGICKTFFVVAHNLFEADSVPWVGRLTSIRTLHFVGLSIPNSEDLFNSINMLPSLLSLSLVNCKLTSFPSRMHVNFTSLTSLDIQMNFMESTIPKWFSNLTSLVNLNLGLNAFKGSTDFFEQLRDLETLDLQVNQFGDPVLNSLCRLNSLVYLDLSRNQLKSSDFHCLRNLTSLSVLKLTGNMLQGPFPESLTSSFCRLRVLDLTDNNFSGLLPTFIRDPSSCYQNSLKELHLRNNVYNDYFPAGLESHKDLEIVNLANNSLYGPIPYSIGKITNLKILLISNNDLNGSIPSSIGELSNLEDLDISYNLFTGVVTELYFAKLSNLKNMQISGNSLVLNVSYTWVPPFQVRMIGMSSITVGPRFPPWLETQLQLERLIMFDANISDTIPAWFRNITVSLGTIDLSNNKLAGGLEAFCDAQRLSTIDLSNNLLSGSIPSCFGTLQRLITLTLSDNNLEGHIPSSLGALGIQLSYLHLQNNRLSGKLPSTLQNLTNLRSLHLGENNFKGTIPAWLGRRVKSLQILRLNSNEFFGDIPLQLCQIRFLCVLNLGGNNLDGSIPHCFRNFTCMRIKSRLDTSFGFRYNERLDHIMKGRSLEYSDSQISLLKFMDLSENNFIGGIPEELTELEGLLSLNLSSNNLNGSIPKMIGNMKQLQALDLSLNKLSGPVPQGLASLNYLSYLNLSFNKLSGPIPTGNQLQSLDDQSIYAGNNGLCGWPLLKSCHDKRSTSQPNLDQDDKGDAESNHLWFYAGIGPGFCVGFVGVLTILHFKKSWRVMYFQFLEKIYKKLYVAIFLIIAKFQRRG from the coding sequence ATGCAGCAATGTCCTGCAGaaattaaaattgaagaactaaaGAAAACAGCTATGGAGTATCGTAAATCTGTTTGTGctctgtttatttttctttttgctgTCAGCAGCCTTGAGATTGTTTGCGCCCAAATTCGTCGTACCAATGTGAGTTGTTTTGAGAATGAAAGAAGAGCTCTTATACAATTCAAGGAAAGCCTAGTTGATCAATCAAATCGCTTGTCGTCATGGACTGGAGATAACTGTTGCAAATGGAtgggagttggttgtaacatcgTAACTGGCCATGTCGTGAATCTTGATCTTTCTAACAAATTTCCTAATGCTGAAGACTTGGCCACAGTAATGAGCAGGGAGAGCTGGAAGAAGTGGGAGAAATTCAAAGGAACTGTATTAGGAGGTGAGCTAAATCCTTCTTTGCTTAAATTAAAGCATTTACGTTACCTCGACTTGAGCTACAATGACTTTTCAAGAATTCAAATTCCACCATTTCTTGGATCGTTGAAAAACTTGAGACTACTTAATCTTTCATGTGCTGGCTTTGGTGGAAAGATTCCTCATCATCTTGGAAACCTATCAAGGTTAGAACATTTAAACATAGGAATTTGCAAAACCTTTTTTGTTGTAGCGCATAATTTATTTGAAGCGGATAGTGTTCCTTGGGTTGGTAGGCTTACTTCTATAAGAACCTTACACTTTGTTGGATTGTCCATACCAAATAGTGAAGATCTTTTTAATTCAATTAACATGCTTCCTTCATTGTTGTCATTGAGCTTGGTTAATTGTAAACTCACTAGTTTTCCATCTCGTATGCATGTTAATTTCACTTCTCTTACTTCACTTGATATCCAAATGAACTTCATGGAATCCACTATCCCTAAATGGTTTTCCAACCTGACAAGCCTAGTCAATCTCAATCTTGGTTTAAATGCATTCAAGGGTTCAACTGATTTCTTTGAGCAACTGAGGGATCTAGAAACACTAGATCTTCAGGTGAACCAATTTGGCGATCCAGTGCTAAATTCGTTATGCAGGTTGAATAGCCTTGTTTATTTGGATTTATCCCGAAATCAACTTAAAAGCTCAGATTTTCATTGCCTTAGAAATCTAACGTCTCTTTCGGTCCTTAAGTTGACTGGCAATATGTTGCAAGGGCCTTTCCCTGAGTCCCTAACAAGTAGTTTCTGTAGATTGCGCGTTCTTGATTTGACTGATAACAATTTCAGCGGGTTACTTCCAACATTTATTAGAGATCCATCTAGCTGCTACCAAAATTCCTTGAAGGAGCTACACTTACGCAATAATGTGTACAATGACTACTTCCCTGCTGGACTGGAAAGTCACAAGGATCTTGAAATTGTTAATCTTGCCAATAATTCATTGTATGGTCCCATCCCATATTCAATCGGTAAGATAACGAATTTGAAAATCCTGTTAATTTCAAACAATGACTTGAATGGGAGCATTCCATCTAGTATTGGGGAACTATCAAATTTGGAAGATCTGGACATCTCATACAACTTATTCACTGGTGTGGTCACCGAGCTCTATTTTGCTAAGCTTAGCAATTTGAAGAACATGCAAATATCGGGGAACTCGTTGGTTTTGAATGTTAGCTACACATGGGTTCCTCCTTTTCAAGTCAGAATGATAGGGATGTCATCTATAACAGTAGGGCCTCGTTTCCCCCCCTGGCTCGAAACACAGTTACAGCTTGAAAGGTTGATCATGTTCGATGCTAACATTTCAGATACGATCCCTGCTTGGTTTAGAAATATAACAGTGTCTTTGGGAACCATTGATCTCTCCAATAACAAATTAGCTGGTGGCCTAGAAGCTTTTTGTGATGCTCAACGTTTGTCCACCATCGATCTCTCCAACAATCTGTTATCAGGAAGTATTCCTTCATGTTTCGGGACCCTTCAAAGATTAATAACACTTACTCTGTCAGATAATAATCTCGAAGGTCATATCCCATCTTCTTTAGGTGCTTTAGGGATTCAACTTAGCTATTTGCATTTGCAAAACAACAGGCTAAGCGGGAAGCTTCCCTCGACTCTTCAAAATTTGACGAATTTGAGATCACTTCACTTGGGAGAAAATAATTTCAAGGGTACTATCCCTGCATGGCTTGGTAGGAGGGTAAAGTCATTGCAAATTCTGAGACTAAATTCAAATGAATTTTTTGGTGACATTCCCTTACAACTATGCCAAATCCGTTTCTTGTGTGTTTTAAATCTTGGTGGCAATAACTTGGATGGAAGCATCCCTCATTGTTTTAGAAACTTTACTTGCATGAGAATCAAATCAAGGTTGGACACTTCTTTTGGATTTCGCTATAATGAGAGACTTGATCACATTATGAAAGGGAGATCTCTGGAGTATTCTGATAGTCAAATATCATTGCTTAAGTTCATGGATCTTTCAGAAAACAACTTTATAGGAGGTATCCCGGAGGAATTAACAGAGCTAGAAGGATTGCTGAGTTTAAATTTGTCAAGCAATAATCTCAACGGAAGCATCCCAAAGATGATAGGCAATATGAAACAACTCCAGGCCCTCGATTTGTCTCTGAACAAGCTCTCCGGTCCAGTTCCTCAAGGTTTGGCTTCTTTGAACTATTTGAGCTACTTGAACTTGTCATTTAACAAATTATCAGGTCCAATTCCTACTGGAAATCAACTCCAGTCATTGGATGACCAGTCCATCTATGCTGGAAACAATGGGCTTTGTGGATGGCCACTCTTGAAAAGTTGCCATGACAAGAGATCAACATCTCAGCCAAATCTTGATCAAGATGATAAAGGTGACGCGGAGTCTAATCATTTATGGTTCTACGCGGGAATAGGACCGGGTTTCTGTGTTGGCTTCGTAGGGGTGCTTACTATTTTGCATTTCAAGAAATCCTGGCGTGTCATGTACTTTCAGTTCTTGGAGAAAATCTACAAGAAGTTATATGTTGCAATTTTTCTCATCATAGCTAAGTTTCAAAGAAGAGGCTGA